From Mycobacterium lacus, one genomic window encodes:
- a CDS encoding GtrA family protein produces MSFADATIARLPGVVQPYAERHHELIKFAIVGGTTFVIDSAIFYTLKLTILEPKPVTAKVIAGIVAVIASYVLNREWSFRDRGGRERHHEALLFFAFSGVGVLLSMAPLWISSYVLQLRVPTVSLTVENIADFISAYIIGNLLQMAFRFWAFRRWVFPDEFARNPDKALESALTAGGIAEVFEDTFEGGNVTLLRGWRSRANRFAQLGDSSEPSVSKTS; encoded by the coding sequence GTGTCCTTTGCCGATGCCACGATCGCGCGCCTACCCGGGGTGGTCCAGCCCTACGCAGAGCGCCATCACGAGCTCATCAAGTTTGCCATCGTCGGCGGCACCACATTCGTCATCGACTCGGCGATTTTCTACACCCTCAAGCTGACGATCCTCGAACCCAAACCGGTCACCGCCAAGGTCATCGCCGGCATCGTCGCGGTCATCGCGTCGTACGTCTTGAACCGGGAATGGAGCTTCCGCGACCGCGGCGGCCGCGAGCGCCATCACGAGGCGCTGCTGTTCTTCGCGTTCAGCGGCGTCGGGGTGCTGCTCAGCATGGCGCCGCTGTGGATCTCCAGCTACGTCCTGCAGCTGCGGGTGCCTACGGTGTCGCTGACCGTGGAAAACATCGCGGACTTCATCTCCGCCTACATCATTGGCAACCTGCTGCAGATGGCGTTCCGCTTCTGGGCGTTCCGCCGGTGGGTCTTTCCCGACGAGTTCGCCCGCAATCCCGACAAGGCCCTGGAATCCGCCCTCACCGCGGGCGGCATCGCGGAAGTCTTCGAGGACACATTCGAGGGTGGCAACGTCACCCTGCTGCGCGGCTGGCGCAGCCGGGCCAACCGGTTCGCTCAGCTGGGCGACTCCTCGGAACCCAGCGTGTCGAAAACTTCGTGA
- a CDS encoding biotin--[acetyl-CoA-carboxylase] ligase: protein MDRDRLRLPLDEHSLRDELIGTGTGWRQLDVVAQTGSTNADLLARAAAGVDIGGAVLIAEHQTAGRGRHGRGWTATPRAQITMSIGVCAADVPVDAWGWLPLAAGVAVVDTVSPLIEGAGMEAGLKWPNDVLAGGGKLAGILAEVARPVVVIGLGLNVTQSPEEVDVPGATSLLDLGVAAPDRDRLVGGLLRDLRLRIAQWRSADPQLAADYRARCLTIGSRVRAQLPGGNEFVGIARGIDDQGRLCLATDVQTMVISAGDVVHLR, encoded by the coding sequence ATGGACCGTGATCGGCTCAGGCTGCCCCTGGACGAACACTCATTGCGTGATGAGCTGATCGGCACCGGAACGGGGTGGCGGCAACTCGACGTCGTCGCGCAGACCGGTTCCACCAACGCCGACCTGCTGGCCCGCGCGGCGGCGGGGGTCGATATCGGCGGCGCGGTGCTGATTGCCGAGCACCAGACCGCCGGGCGTGGGCGCCACGGCCGCGGATGGACGGCCACCCCGCGGGCGCAGATCACGATGTCGATCGGTGTGTGTGCCGCCGACGTGCCGGTGGACGCGTGGGGCTGGCTGCCGCTGGCCGCCGGTGTGGCGGTCGTCGACACCGTGAGCCCGCTGATCGAAGGCGCCGGGATGGAAGCGGGACTCAAGTGGCCCAACGACGTGCTGGCCGGGGGCGGCAAGCTCGCGGGGATCCTGGCCGAGGTGGCGCGGCCCGTCGTGGTAATCGGGTTGGGGCTCAACGTCACCCAGTCTCCCGAGGAGGTCGATGTTCCCGGGGCGACCTCGCTGCTCGACCTTGGTGTGGCGGCACCCGATCGGGACCGGCTGGTCGGGGGGCTCCTGCGTGACCTCCGGTTACGGATCGCCCAGTGGCGAAGCGCCGACCCACAACTGGCGGCCGACTACCGGGCGCGCTGCCTGACGATCGGGTCGCGGGTGCGCGCTCAGCTGCCCGGCGGCAACGAATTCGTCGGGATCGCGCGCGGCATCGACGACCAGGGGCGGCTGTGCCTAGCGACGGACGTGCAAACCATGGTGATTTCCGCCGGTGACGTGGTGCATTTGCGTTAG
- a CDS encoding 5-(carboxyamino)imidazole ribonucleotide synthase encodes MMAVSIMRTPVVAMVGGGQLARMTHQAAIALGQSLRVLAAADDDPAAQVTPDVVIGAHTDLEDLRRVAAGADVLTFDHEHVPTELLDKLVAEGVNVAPPPQALVHAQDKLVMRRRLEELGAPVPRYVGIESAAGLEDLDALARRVQGPMVVKAVRGGYDGRGVRMAPDLAHAREIARGYLAEGIPVLLEERVELRRELSALVARSPLGQGAAWPVVETAQRDGICVQVTAPAPALPDEVAAAAQQLALRLAAELGVVGVLAVELFETSESALLVNELAMRPHNSGHWTMDGARTSQFEQHLRAVLDYPLGDTAAIVPVTVMANVLGAPRPPAMTLDERLHHLFARMPDARVHLYGKAERPGRKIGHINLLGDDVGQLRERAELAAHWLSHGQWTDGWEPHG; translated from the coding sequence ATGATGGCCGTGTCGATCATGCGCACCCCCGTCGTTGCGATGGTCGGCGGCGGTCAACTTGCCCGCATGACCCATCAGGCCGCGATTGCGCTCGGCCAGAGCCTGCGGGTGCTCGCTGCCGCCGACGACGATCCCGCCGCGCAGGTCACCCCCGATGTGGTGATCGGCGCGCACACCGATCTCGAAGACCTGCGCCGCGTCGCCGCCGGAGCCGATGTGCTGACCTTCGACCATGAGCACGTGCCGACCGAGCTGTTGGACAAGCTGGTCGCCGAGGGCGTCAACGTGGCACCACCGCCGCAAGCGCTCGTGCACGCCCAGGACAAGCTCGTCATGCGTCGGCGGCTGGAAGAGCTCGGCGCCCCGGTGCCGCGCTACGTCGGCATCGAAAGCGCCGCCGGGCTCGAGGATCTGGACGCCCTGGCTCGGCGCGTGCAGGGCCCGATGGTGGTCAAGGCGGTCCGCGGCGGCTACGACGGCCGAGGCGTGCGGATGGCGCCTGATCTGGCGCACGCCCGTGAGATCGCACGCGGATACCTCGCCGAGGGGATCCCGGTGCTGCTGGAGGAGCGGGTGGAACTGCGTCGCGAACTGTCGGCATTGGTGGCGCGATCGCCGTTGGGCCAGGGCGCGGCATGGCCGGTGGTCGAAACCGCACAGCGGGACGGGATCTGCGTGCAGGTGACTGCCCCCGCGCCCGCGTTGCCCGACGAAGTCGCTGCCGCGGCGCAGCAGCTGGCGTTGCGGTTGGCGGCCGAACTTGGTGTCGTCGGCGTGCTCGCGGTCGAGCTGTTCGAGACCAGCGAGAGCGCACTGTTGGTCAACGAGCTCGCGATGCGGCCGCACAACTCCGGACACTGGACCATGGACGGGGCTCGCACCAGCCAATTCGAGCAGCATCTGCGCGCGGTGCTGGATTATCCGCTAGGCGACACCGCCGCCATTGTTCCGGTGACGGTGATGGCCAACGTGCTGGGCGCCCCGCGGCCCCCGGCGATGACCCTCGACGAGCGGTTGCACCACTTATTCGCACGGATGCCGGACGCCCGGGTGCACCTCTATGGCAAGGCCGAACGGCCGGGTCGCAAGATCGGGCACATCAACCTTCTCGGCGACGATGTCGGCCAGCTGCGTGAACGCGCCGAGCTGGCGGCGCACTGGTTGTCACACGGGCAGTGGACGGACGGATGGGAGCCGCATGGCTGA
- a CDS encoding PH domain-containing protein, whose amino-acid sequence MSYPDNALAKGERVVLHRHPHWKRLISPVLVLILVTGLAALGSGFVNSTHWQQIAKNVIYGVIWGIWLVIVGWLTLWPFLSWLTTHFVVTNRRVMFRHGVLTRSGIDIPLARINSVEFRDKLFERMFRTGTLIIESASQDPLEFYNIPRLREVHALLYHEVFDTLGSEESPS is encoded by the coding sequence ATGAGCTATCCCGATAACGCACTGGCCAAAGGCGAGCGGGTCGTCCTGCATCGCCACCCGCACTGGAAGCGGTTGATCTCGCCGGTGCTGGTGCTAATCCTGGTGACCGGGCTGGCCGCGTTGGGATCTGGGTTCGTCAACTCGACGCATTGGCAACAGATCGCCAAGAATGTGATCTACGGAGTCATCTGGGGGATCTGGCTGGTGATCGTCGGCTGGCTCACGCTGTGGCCGTTCCTGAGCTGGCTGACGACACATTTCGTGGTCACCAACCGGCGGGTGATGTTTCGCCACGGTGTGCTCACCCGCAGCGGGATCGACATCCCGCTGGCGCGGATCAACAGCGTGGAATTTCGGGACAAGCTTTTCGAACGGATGTTTCGCACCGGGACGCTGATCATCGAGTCCGCGTCTCAAGATCCGCTGGAGTTCTACAACATTCCGCGCCTGCGTGAGGTGCACGCGCTGCTGTATCACGAAGTTTTCGACACGCTGGGTTCCGAGGAGTCGCCCAGCTGA